In Ignavibacteriota bacterium, the following are encoded in one genomic region:
- a CDS encoding SDR family oxidoreductase, producing MDLGLRGRVALVCAASQGLGKAAALGFAREGAHVVICSRQKKVLQLAADEIRAAAVENAARVVPVVADLTKPRQIAAVVARTVKLFGRIDVLVTNAGGPPVGTFPDLDDATWEKGVALTLMSTVRMIRAVLPHMQKRKWGRIVNITSIAAKQPINDLIISSAIRPGILGLSRVLASQYAKDGILVNSVAPGFMRTARMEQIGTSRAKEAGVSLDDFFAKQSRDIPLQRYGEPGELANMIVFLGSERASYITGATISVDGGLLKGLF from the coding sequence ATGGATCTCGGTCTTCGTGGTCGTGTTGCGCTGGTCTGCGCTGCCAGTCAGGGACTGGGCAAGGCCGCGGCGTTGGGGTTCGCCCGTGAGGGCGCTCATGTGGTGATCTGTTCACGGCAGAAGAAGGTGCTGCAGCTGGCCGCGGATGAGATCCGTGCGGCGGCCGTCGAGAATGCGGCCCGGGTTGTCCCCGTCGTTGCCGACCTCACCAAACCCCGTCAGATCGCTGCTGTTGTCGCACGCACGGTGAAACTGTTCGGCCGGATCGATGTTCTTGTGACGAATGCGGGTGGCCCTCCGGTGGGGACGTTCCCGGACCTGGACGATGCCACATGGGAGAAGGGGGTGGCGCTGACGCTGATGAGCACCGTGCGGATGATACGTGCGGTCCTCCCGCACATGCAGAAGCGCAAGTGGGGGCGCATCGTCAACATCACGTCGATCGCCGCCAAGCAGCCGATCAATGACCTGATCATCTCGTCGGCCATCCGTCCGGGTATCCTCGGACTATCGCGCGTGCTGGCATCGCAGTACGCAAAGGATGGTATCCTTGTGAATAGCGTTGCCCCGGGCTTCATGCGGACCGCCCGGATGGAGCAGATCGGCACCTCGCGCGCGAAGGAGGCGGGGGTGTCTCTTGATGACTTCTTCGCGAAACAATCTCGTGACATTCCGCTACAGCGCTACGGCGAACCCGGGGAACTGGCGAATATGATCGTCTTCCTCGGTTCCGAACGCGCCAGTTATATCACCGGGGCCACCATCAGCGTTGATGGCGGACTTCTGAAGGGACTCTTCTAA
- a CDS encoding DUF72 domain-containing protein, which translates to MSQNGIRYHVGVGGWEHDVLDRCLYPSAGLSPAAKLEIYARYFSTTEIRPTFWDDSLGADDAREWARAVEARSDFRFIVKAHSSLTHGRSVTAPVVRSLTEVLSALQHSGHLGAVLAQFPYAFTNTGANRFHLEKLAAALKGFPLHIELRHASWEGPSLAPFLQEIGAASVHADLPRIKQFPITFPRPRGERSYFRLHGRNEKAWLLNTYDVRYDYLYNARELRELKRRIDGAPAECHDAYVILNNTTGGKAVANAFEMLSALHDGCTVPMPVQALQAFPHLAPIARREAATGSLFEGAYRHAG; encoded by the coding sequence ATGAGCCAGAACGGGATCCGGTATCATGTAGGCGTCGGCGGTTGGGAACACGATGTGCTCGACAGGTGCCTCTATCCGTCCGCCGGATTGTCGCCCGCGGCGAAGCTGGAGATCTACGCACGCTATTTCAGCACGACGGAGATCCGGCCCACATTCTGGGACGATTCCCTTGGCGCCGATGATGCCCGCGAGTGGGCGCGCGCGGTGGAGGCGCGGAGTGACTTCCGGTTCATCGTGAAGGCCCATTCGTCGCTCACCCACGGCCGGTCGGTCACCGCACCGGTGGTGCGATCCCTCACCGAGGTCCTCTCCGCCCTGCAGCACTCCGGCCACCTCGGTGCGGTCCTGGCCCAGTTTCCCTACGCGTTCACGAACACCGGTGCGAACAGATTCCATCTCGAGAAGCTCGCCGCTGCTCTGAAGGGCTTCCCGCTGCACATCGAACTCCGGCATGCATCCTGGGAAGGTCCATCCCTTGCCCCCTTCCTCCAGGAGATCGGCGCGGCATCCGTTCATGCCGACCTGCCGCGCATCAAGCAATTCCCGATCACGTTCCCGCGCCCCCGCGGCGAACGTTCCTACTTCCGCCTGCACGGCCGGAATGAAAAGGCCTGGCTGCTCAACACCTACGATGTGCGCTACGACTATCTCTACAATGCGCGGGAACTCCGTGAACTGAAACGCCGCATCGATGGCGCCCCGGCGGAATGCCATGATGCCTACGTCATCCTGAACAACACCACCGGCGGCAAAGCCGTCGCAAACGCCTTTGAGATGCTGAGCGCGCTGCACGACGGATGCACGGTGCCCATGCCGGTGCAGGCGTTGCAGGCCTTCCCACATCTCGCACCGATCGCACGGCGCGAAGCAGCAACGGGATCTCTGTTCGAAGGTGCGTACAGGCATGCGGGGTGA
- a CDS encoding PorV/PorQ family protein has translation MKRTTRTYRPRCPASAGCLTVLALAVLLGAAPVSGQLVPNLGGQRAGISAFQFLKIGVGARGVAMGESYVAVANDASSLYWNPAGMAQMTENEVFVAHTEYVADIRHEYLGAVYHLTAVDAVGLSMTSLHMQDMEITTETRPLGTGRYFSFGDVGIGLSYARKMTEQFSFGATVRYAEETLDMLKMRSFMVDLGTYYWTGLGTARFAVVITNFGADVKPDGTATQTDGGTVTDFQSFSLPTVFKLGFAFEPVMTDEHRVTTSVQLNHPNDNAENVRVGVEYAWQNTFFLRGGLKRTIGQKLLAADETSEESFMLGAGFRVATDVSTISADYAYAHFNLLGAVHRFSVTFSL, from the coding sequence ATGAAGCGCACCACACGCACATACCGCCCCCGTTGCCCGGCATCTGCCGGATGCCTGACGGTGCTTGCCCTGGCCGTGCTGCTGGGTGCTGCGCCGGTGTCCGGGCAACTTGTGCCGAACCTCGGCGGCCAGCGCGCTGGCATCTCGGCATTCCAGTTCCTGAAGATCGGGGTGGGTGCGCGGGGTGTTGCGATGGGCGAATCGTACGTTGCCGTTGCCAACGACGCTTCCAGCCTGTACTGGAACCCGGCAGGCATGGCACAGATGACGGAGAACGAGGTCTTCGTGGCACACACCGAGTATGTGGCCGATATCCGTCACGAGTATCTCGGTGCTGTGTACCATCTCACCGCGGTGGATGCTGTTGGTCTGTCGATGACCTCGCTGCACATGCAGGATATGGAGATCACCACCGAGACCCGCCCATTGGGGACGGGACGGTACTTCTCCTTTGGCGATGTAGGCATCGGGCTTTCGTACGCACGCAAGATGACTGAACAGTTCAGCTTCGGCGCAACGGTCCGGTATGCGGAAGAGACCCTGGATATGCTGAAGATGCGGTCATTCATGGTGGACCTGGGCACGTACTACTGGACCGGCCTCGGGACCGCGCGGTTCGCGGTCGTGATCACGAACTTCGGCGCCGACGTGAAGCCGGATGGGACGGCGACGCAGACGGACGGCGGGACCGTGACGGACTTCCAGTCGTTCTCTCTGCCCACGGTGTTCAAGCTTGGCTTTGCGTTCGAACCGGTGATGACGGACGAACACCGCGTCACGACGTCCGTGCAGCTCAATCATCCGAACGACAACGCCGAGAACGTCCGGGTCGGCGTGGAGTACGCCTGGCAGAATACGTTCTTCCTGCGTGGCGGGTTGAAGCGGACGATCGGCCAGAAGCTTCTTGCCGCGGATGAAACCTCCGAAGAAAGCTTCATGCTTGGTGCCGGTTTCAGGGTTGCAACCGACGTGAGTACGATCTCCGCGGACTATGCGTATGCCCATTTCAATCTTCTGGGTGCCGTGCACCGATTCTCTGTGACATTCAGCCTGTGA
- a CDS encoding helix-turn-helix domain-containing protein has product MKNSIGDRLREARENKEMDQAALADKAGVVTRTLQRWEKGEQVPDGVSITRLAKATGVSASWLLTGEGDVYPSTPRPDNMFHLPGSARRKNRLVDLPLVSSVPAGKVATMFHPDYTDDYVTVDDVKDPQAFALRVKGNSMATRIEDGDVVIVSPQQEARSGDICVVRVNGEDTLKKVKFEGNYIHLIPFNPEFEPVTVKKREVNFVWKVIKLIKEL; this is encoded by the coding sequence ATGAAGAATTCCATCGGCGACCGGTTGCGCGAGGCGAGGGAGAACAAGGAGATGGACCAGGCGGCGTTGGCAGACAAGGCCGGCGTGGTCACGCGCACGCTCCAGCGGTGGGAGAAGGGTGAGCAGGTGCCCGACGGGGTATCGATCACGCGCCTGGCCAAAGCGACGGGGGTATCGGCGAGCTGGTTGTTGACCGGGGAGGGCGACGTCTATCCCTCCACGCCCCGGCCGGACAACATGTTCCATCTCCCGGGGTCCGCGCGCAGGAAGAACCGTCTCGTCGATCTCCCCCTGGTGTCCTCCGTGCCTGCCGGCAAGGTGGCCACGATGTTCCATCCCGACTACACCGACGATTATGTGACCGTCGATGATGTGAAGGACCCGCAGGCGTTCGCGTTGCGGGTGAAGGGGAATAGTATGGCCACGCGGATCGAGGACGGTGACGTCGTGATCGTGAGTCCGCAGCAGGAAGCGCGCAGCGGCGACATCTGCGTTGTGCGCGTGAACGGCGAGGATACGCTGAAGAAAGTGAAGTTCGAAGGGAACTACATCCACCTCATTCCCTTCAATCCCGAATTCGAACCGGTGACGGTGAAGAAGCGGGAAGTGAATTTCGTGTGGAAGGTCATCAAACTCATCAAAGAGCTGTAA
- a CDS encoding patatin-like phospholipase family protein has translation MHDMIGAYRRMLTAGRLLACTLFLLTALPGSASSSDSTFTLYPRFRQPFAVQRGLLREKTLQRPKVGIVLSGGGSRGAAQIGVIRALERHGIPIDFIASTSMGSIVGGLYAAGYTVAELESLATHTNWDDVIVLGDETQRSQLFVDQKLADDRSFIAIRFEGLEPVLPPAVSSGQRLTDFLSARMLQALYYPFPDFDHLKIPFRAVATDLVSGERIVLRDGSLAEAMRASATVPLLFSPIERDSMRLVDGGLVSNVPVDIARGAGCDIIIAVNSTSGLRTADEMRSPWQTADQIMGIMMKRLNEAQMGDADIVITPDIGRHLSSSFHGLDSLIRKGDETAERHIQEIMAIYAHRSDSLAAVAGGPVLPAPLIVERGDASIPDSLWDRWKLPVGVGPVPLYDLEGFLGKVYASGYFDSVWAQVHTGPTGTRSSIFASPNPTLRSVSFTGNTILSDAQLRSVFTPLLGRVLNHAATAGALEGLTRLYRREGFSLAHIDSVRFDEVRGALVLMIDEGIISRIEIQGGVRTQDAFVLQEFPLTPGEVFRLDQARRGLSQLSGTRLFEYVYLELTSLTKEIVLTIRIKERPSQLVRLGLRADDERQLQGMLDIRDENWQGTGMQLGFQLAGGQRNGDATLDFNMKGLFNTYLTLGVSVFHRTWDTYLYGNAPKTHPNRWDRDLLGEYRDIRYGFTVSFGSLLERLGNATAEFTWQNIRLLNVQDLAGMDERYRLAIVRLATLVDTKDSYPFPTKGVGFRMSYEFSLEGLGSQVGYNSLQAMYENYASWGKALTFHPRFTLGFADNTMPLAQQFRLGGRDSFFGLREDDRRGRQLLLMNMEVRYKLPIQLLFDTYLRARYDLGTISAVPEEIKFSSLLHGVGVELAFATPVGPAVFGVGKAFYFTSDLPNQPVQQGPFLAYVMLGYQL, from the coding sequence GTGCACGATATGATCGGTGCATACCGCCGCATGCTCACGGCCGGCAGGCTGCTGGCCTGTACGCTCTTCCTCCTTACCGCGCTCCCCGGATCTGCGTCCTCCTCCGATTCCACATTCACACTGTATCCCCGGTTCCGTCAACCCTTTGCCGTCCAGCGCGGACTGCTGCGCGAGAAGACCCTGCAACGCCCGAAGGTCGGGATCGTGTTGAGCGGCGGTGGGTCGCGCGGTGCCGCACAGATCGGTGTCATCCGTGCTCTCGAGCGGCATGGCATCCCGATCGACTTCATCGCTTCGACGAGTATGGGCTCGATCGTCGGCGGGTTGTATGCGGCGGGGTACACTGTCGCCGAACTGGAAAGCCTCGCCACCCATACGAACTGGGACGATGTGATCGTCCTCGGCGACGAAACACAGCGTTCACAGCTCTTCGTCGACCAGAAGCTGGCGGACGACAGAAGTTTCATCGCCATCCGCTTCGAAGGCCTCGAGCCGGTGCTCCCTCCGGCGGTCTCCTCCGGCCAGCGGCTCACGGACTTCCTCAGCGCACGCATGCTCCAGGCGCTGTACTATCCTTTCCCCGATTTCGATCATCTGAAGATACCGTTCCGGGCCGTCGCCACCGACCTGGTGTCGGGGGAGCGGATCGTGCTGCGCGATGGTTCCCTTGCCGAGGCCATGCGCGCCAGTGCGACGGTCCCGCTGCTGTTCAGCCCGATCGAGAGGGACAGCATGCGGCTGGTGGACGGTGGGTTGGTCTCGAATGTTCCCGTCGATATCGCCCGTGGTGCGGGGTGTGATATCATCATTGCCGTGAACTCGACCAGCGGGCTCCGCACGGCGGACGAGATGCGTTCGCCCTGGCAGACGGCCGATCAGATCATGGGCATCATGATGAAGAGGCTGAATGAAGCCCAGATGGGTGATGCGGACATCGTCATCACGCCGGACATCGGGCGGCACCTTTCCTCGTCGTTTCATGGACTCGATTCGCTGATCAGAAAGGGTGACGAAACCGCGGAGCGGCACATCCAGGAGATCATGGCGATCTATGCACACCGGAGCGACAGCCTGGCCGCGGTCGCTGGCGGGCCGGTGCTCCCTGCACCGCTCATCGTTGAACGCGGTGATGCCTCGATACCTGATTCGTTGTGGGACCGGTGGAAGCTGCCGGTGGGAGTCGGGCCGGTACCGCTGTATGATCTTGAAGGGTTCCTCGGAAAGGTCTATGCGAGCGGCTACTTCGACAGTGTGTGGGCGCAGGTGCACACAGGGCCGACGGGGACCCGATCGTCGATCTTTGCATCACCGAACCCGACACTGCGGTCGGTGTCGTTCACGGGAAACACGATCCTTTCGGACGCACAACTCCGGAGTGTGTTCACCCCGCTCCTTGGCCGTGTCCTGAATCATGCCGCAACAGCGGGGGCGTTGGAGGGATTGACCCGGCTGTATCGCAGGGAAGGGTTCTCCCTTGCGCACATCGACTCCGTGAGGTTCGACGAGGTGCGTGGGGCGCTGGTGCTGATGATCGATGAAGGGATCATCTCACGCATCGAAATTCAGGGTGGCGTACGGACACAGGATGCATTCGTCCTGCAGGAATTCCCGCTCACCCCCGGGGAAGTGTTCCGGCTCGACCAGGCGCGCCGCGGACTGTCGCAATTATCGGGCACACGGTTGTTCGAGTACGTGTATCTTGAGCTGACCTCCCTCACGAAGGAGATCGTCCTCACCATCCGGATCAAGGAACGGCCGTCGCAGTTGGTGCGGCTCGGGTTGCGCGCCGACGACGAGCGGCAGCTGCAGGGGATGCTGGACATCCGTGATGAGAACTGGCAGGGGACGGGTATGCAACTCGGATTCCAGCTTGCGGGCGGCCAGCGCAACGGTGACGCAACGCTCGATTTCAATATGAAGGGGCTTTTCAATACCTACCTCACGTTGGGTGTGAGCGTCTTTCATCGCACGTGGGACACGTATCTGTACGGCAATGCTCCCAAGACGCATCCGAACCGGTGGGACCGTGACCTCCTCGGGGAGTATCGCGACATCCGCTACGGGTTCACGGTCTCCTTCGGAAGCCTTCTCGAGCGCCTGGGCAACGCGACCGCGGAATTCACCTGGCAGAACATCCGGCTCCTGAACGTCCAGGACCTTGCCGGCATGGATGAGCGGTATCGCCTGGCGATCGTTCGCCTTGCCACCCTGGTGGATACCAAGGACTCGTATCCGTTCCCGACAAAAGGAGTGGGATTCCGGATGTCGTACGAGTTCTCGCTCGAAGGGCTCGGCAGTCAGGTCGGATACAATTCCCTGCAGGCGATGTATGAGAATTATGCCAGTTGGGGGAAGGCGCTCACGTTCCATCCCCGGTTCACGCTCGGGTTTGCGGACAACACCATGCCGCTGGCACAACAGTTCCGGCTGGGAGGGCGCGATTCGTTCTTCGGTCTGCGGGAAGACGACCGCCGCGGCCGTCAGCTCCTGCTGATGAACATGGAGGTGCGGTACAAGCTTCCCATCCAGTTGCTTTTCGACACGTATCTCCGTGCCCGATACGACCTCGGGACCATCTCGGCGGTGCCGGAAGAGATCAAGTTCAGCTCCCTGCTTCATGGGGTCGGTGTGGAGCTGGCGTTCGCGACCCCCGTGGGCCCGGCCGTCTTCGGCGTAGGCAAGGCATTCTACTTTACCTCCGACCTTCCCAACCAACCGGTGCAGCAGGGTCCGTTCCTGGCGTATGTCATGCTTGGCTATCAATTGTAA
- a CDS encoding MarC family protein: protein MELFFQAFIPLFVAIDVFGVLPLYVGLTEGMSDGARRTLAAEATLTAFGISLVFLVAGKLLFGFLGITEHDFRVGGGIVLLVLAVNDLLFSHELKRLPGARVGVVPIGIPLIMGPAGLTTILVLVNSYGYGWAVVSLLTNMVIVWLVFDRAGLMTRVLREAGAKAIAKVAALFLCGIAVMMIRSGIQGMLRMME, encoded by the coding sequence ATGGAACTCTTCTTTCAGGCATTCATCCCGTTATTCGTTGCCATCGATGTGTTCGGAGTCCTGCCCCTGTATGTCGGGCTCACGGAAGGCATGAGTGACGGTGCACGGCGCACGCTCGCTGCCGAGGCAACGCTCACGGCGTTCGGCATTTCGCTCGTGTTCCTTGTTGCTGGCAAATTGCTGTTCGGCTTTCTCGGGATCACGGAACATGATTTCCGTGTCGGCGGCGGGATCGTCCTCCTCGTGCTTGCGGTGAACGACCTGCTCTTCTCGCACGAACTGAAACGCCTCCCCGGTGCGCGGGTGGGGGTGGTACCGATCGGGATCCCGCTCATCATGGGGCCTGCCGGACTTACCACGATCCTGGTCCTGGTGAATTCGTATGGCTATGGTTGGGCCGTGGTATCGCTCCTGACCAACATGGTCATCGTGTGGTTGGTGTTCGACCGGGCCGGGCTGATGACACGGGTCCTTCGCGAGGCCGGCGCCAAGGCCATTGCGAAGGTTGCGGCGCTCTTCCTCTGCGGTATCGCGGTGATGATGATCCGCAGCGGTATCCAGGGCATGCTCCGCATGATGGAATGA
- a CDS encoding TonB-dependent receptor, which produces MIHTTRHIGILLLAAFLAASQAYAQTPTTGRILGKVVEAKTGEGLPGANVTVKGTYYGGTTDIDGNVRIERVNPGTYTIEVSLLGYKVLRFTNVKVEAGATATVSAKMEETVLTLDQDVVIIGEKPLFDIEETSSRRNVQQADIQAAAVQNVQAVVAMQPGVVMADNEIHIRGGRTHENAYLLDGISVQDPMAGSGFGLQLSPASIQEVEVITGGYNAEYGQATSGIVNITTREGSDKYNGALGYKTDHFGFNNDSRSNWNTDIFDATLSGPEPLTTYVLPALGLQIPGTLSFFGSAYVNLTDGFTRWVETIGPDYRPNGWMVRAPHGLYSSIWKGSSWAPRRSNNYSWLSKLTWKPSSTVKLSYAYNQSVVIDQNSQAIQATLEYVEPNPGYQYLFQNIPDSAQTFTQVNVQHSLSWTHTLNKQMFYELKLSRYTAHIRGDANGKAFSDYLEPQDIVTLPITYYRPGKDTTGVVPGDGFYDLGSPTSWRDHFLTEYTFKGDLTNFFTEKNKFKTGFEMRFQDMQMVDIYRPWVKPLGFDHDIYSVQAMQGAFYAQDNLALSGMLLNFGLRLDYWAPGKFVDDVASDTSTSLIISPALRQAYLDNTISLFGRRFKARLSPRLGISHPVSDNQTLFFSYGHFSKLPRPQFVYAKLNQSSVRSSLPVGNPNLNPETTVAYELGLRNQLSGSDVLTITAFYKDIFDYITEKSVLRVNTVGGAQYYSTYLNSDYGRVRGIEVEYKTRFGNWFRGGVSGSYSIATGKSSTPNENLVRLSQGEPENIREIYLIWDRPLQISATLNFTAPKGQPVFGVAPGILDEWNAFVRVFFQSGKRYTSQIYTGVEAATGRPQYIADYDNVNGAVGENWFYIDVNIEKAIDLGVGKLVASIEVQNLFDARNSQIVNPVTGKAYEYGDRTPTGYNDPLYPTLVGNVSPFPYNPARYLNPRTIRGSLSFRF; this is translated from the coding sequence ATGATCCACACCACACGACATATCGGGATCCTCCTGCTTGCTGCCTTCCTGGCGGCATCGCAGGCGTATGCCCAGACGCCCACGACTGGCCGCATCCTCGGCAAGGTCGTGGAGGCGAAGACCGGGGAAGGACTGCCCGGTGCGAACGTGACGGTGAAGGGGACGTACTACGGCGGGACGACCGACATCGATGGGAACGTCCGCATCGAGCGCGTGAACCCCGGCACCTATACCATTGAGGTGTCGTTGCTTGGCTACAAGGTGTTACGCTTCACGAATGTGAAGGTCGAGGCCGGGGCCACCGCGACCGTGTCCGCGAAGATGGAAGAGACCGTCCTCACGCTGGATCAGGATGTGGTGATCATCGGTGAGAAACCGTTGTTCGATATCGAAGAGACCTCGAGCCGCAGGAATGTGCAGCAGGCGGACATCCAGGCCGCGGCCGTGCAGAATGTGCAGGCGGTGGTGGCGATGCAGCCCGGCGTCGTCATGGCCGACAACGAGATCCATATCCGCGGTGGCCGCACGCACGAGAATGCGTATCTGCTGGATGGCATCTCGGTGCAGGACCCGATGGCCGGATCCGGCTTCGGCCTGCAGCTCAGCCCGGCATCGATCCAGGAGGTCGAGGTCATCACGGGCGGGTACAATGCCGAGTACGGACAGGCAACCTCCGGCATCGTGAACATCACCACGCGAGAAGGGTCCGACAAGTACAACGGCGCACTCGGCTACAAGACGGATCACTTCGGCTTCAACAACGACAGCCGGTCGAATTGGAACACCGATATCTTTGATGCAACGCTGAGCGGCCCGGAGCCGTTGACGACCTACGTCCTTCCTGCGCTGGGCCTGCAGATCCCCGGTACCCTGAGCTTCTTTGGCTCGGCATACGTCAACCTGACCGACGGCTTCACGCGCTGGGTGGAGACGATCGGGCCGGACTACCGCCCCAATGGTTGGATGGTCCGTGCACCGCATGGCCTGTACTCTTCGATCTGGAAGGGCTCGTCATGGGCACCGCGGCGCTCGAACAACTATTCCTGGCTCAGCAAGCTGACGTGGAAACCGAGCAGCACCGTGAAACTGTCGTACGCCTATAACCAGTCCGTGGTGATCGACCAGAACTCGCAGGCGATCCAGGCAACGCTCGAATACGTGGAACCGAACCCGGGTTATCAGTACCTCTTTCAGAATATCCCGGACAGCGCGCAGACATTCACACAGGTCAACGTCCAGCATTCGTTGTCGTGGACGCACACCCTCAACAAGCAGATGTTCTATGAACTGAAGCTGAGCCGGTACACCGCGCATATCCGTGGCGATGCGAACGGCAAGGCGTTCAGCGACTACCTTGAACCGCAGGACATCGTCACGCTGCCGATCACGTATTACCGGCCGGGCAAGGACACCACCGGTGTGGTGCCCGGCGACGGATTCTATGATCTGGGTTCACCCACTTCATGGCGCGACCATTTCCTGACCGAGTATACCTTCAAGGGCGACCTGACCAACTTCTTCACGGAGAAGAACAAGTTCAAGACCGGTTTTGAGATGCGGTTCCAGGATATGCAGATGGTCGACATCTACCGTCCGTGGGTCAAGCCGCTCGGATTCGACCACGACATCTACAGTGTTCAGGCGATGCAGGGGGCCTTCTATGCGCAGGACAACCTGGCGCTGAGCGGCATGTTGTTGAACTTCGGCCTGCGCCTGGACTACTGGGCGCCGGGGAAGTTCGTGGATGATGTCGCCTCGGATACGTCGACCTCCCTGATCATTTCTCCGGCATTGCGGCAGGCGTATCTCGACAATACGATCTCGTTGTTCGGACGCAGGTTCAAGGCGCGTTTGAGCCCGCGCCTCGGCATCTCGCACCCGGTCTCCGACAATCAGACGTTGTTCTTCTCGTACGGCCATTTCTCGAAGCTGCCGCGTCCGCAGTTCGTGTACGCGAAGCTCAATCAATCGTCGGTACGCTCGTCGCTCCCGGTCGGCAACCCGAATCTGAATCCGGAGACGACCGTCGCCTATGAGCTCGGCCTGCGCAACCAGCTCTCGGGCAGCGATGTCCTGACGATCACGGCGTTCTACAAGGACATCTTCGATTACATCACCGAGAAGAGCGTGTTGCGGGTGAACACGGTCGGCGGTGCGCAGTATTATTCGACGTATCTCAATTCCGACTACGGACGCGTCCGCGGCATCGAGGTCGAGTACAAGACCCGCTTCGGGAACTGGTTCCGCGGCGGGGTCTCGGGGTCGTATTCGATCGCGACCGGCAAGAGCTCGACGCCGAATGAGAACCTTGTGCGACTGTCGCAGGGCGAGCCGGAGAACATCCGGGAGATCTATCTGATCTGGGACCGGCCGTTGCAGATCTCCGCGACACTGAATTTCACGGCTCCGAAGGGCCAGCCGGTCTTCGGCGTTGCACCGGGCATCCTGGACGAGTGGAATGCGTTCGTCCGCGTCTTCTTCCAGTCCGGCAAGCGCTACACGTCGCAGATCTACACGGGTGTGGAAGCCGCCACCGGCCGGCCGCAGTACATCGCCGACTACGACAACGTGAACGGCGCCGTGGGTGAGAACTGGTTCTACATCGATGTGAACATCGAGAAAGCGATCGATCTCGGTGTGGGAAAACTCGTCGCCAGCATCGAGGTCCAGAATCTCTTTGATGCGAGGAACTCGCAGATCGTGAACCCGGTGACCGGCAAGGCGTACGAATACGGTGACCGGACGCCGACAGGCTACAATGATCCGTTGTATCCGACGCTGGTCGGGAACGTGTCGCCGTTCCCCTATAACCCGGCCCGGTATCTCAATCCGCGCACGATCCGCGGCAGTCTGTCGTTCAGGTTCTGA